The following are encoded together in the Echeneis naucrates chromosome 9, fEcheNa1.1, whole genome shotgun sequence genome:
- the enkd1 gene encoding enkurin domain-containing protein 1 translates to MSRFNRSIHLQMCEGPSSISGPIPPDPSLFPQYYRRPASARGRLEGNRDGTLALLPGPLAPDPVLYPGCYSARAPAHPPRVGPNASHILERGQRGIVGELLKLDGFSVLPVPKQKQRVHDFSKENVRRLREVQRRCKEQEVERAQSRPVPVKALWTSSKYENVPSRVMAQLQVSSPTVKPQCQKFLKAHSNGGFTVPQKPQAKALQRPASSNSADDQDLQLQVKGQNIDFIKHNARAAGKTVLRRSQSQPSLRDKPVPSAVKGKVPLYLEERKQQWRKEEEERRRNTPDPTIPAGHTLMPENERQETLKSLKETHRSLVTELLSLPLKADNLSLRSRRARLDCRLSEIEEAIKIFSRDKVYIKIDS, encoded by the exons ATGAGCAGGTTCAACAGAAG TATACATCTTCAGATGTGTGAGGGGCCGTCATCGATTTCTGGGCCAATTCCTCCAGATCcttctctgtttcctcagtACTACAGACGACCTGCTTCAG CTCGTGGGCGTTTAGAGGGAAACCGTGATGGGACTTTGGCCCTCCTCCCTGGGCCACTTGCTCCAGATCCTGTGTTGTACCCTGGCTGCTACAGTGCTCGTGCCCCAGCACATCCTCCACGTGTTGGACCAAATGCTTCTCATATTTTGGAACGAGGACAAAGAGGCATAGTGGGGGAGCTACTCAAATTAGATGGTTTTTCAGTCCTTCCTGTTCCAAAACAGA AACAGCGAGTACATGACTTTAGTAAAGAGAATGTCCGTCGTCTCCGGGAGGTTCAGAGGCGATGCAAGGAGCAAGAAGTTGAGAGAGCGCAATCTCGTCCGGTTCCAGTCAAAGCTCTTTGGACCTCCTCCAAGTACGAGAATGTCCCTTCTAGGGTCATGGCACAGCTGCAG GTTTCAAGTCCAACTGTCAAACCCCAATGTCAAAAATTTCTGAAGGCCCACTCTAATGGTGGATTTACTGTCCCACAAAAACCACAGGCCAAAGCTTTGCAACGCCCTGCGTCCTCCAACTCTGCAGATGACCAGGATTTGCAA TTACAGGTGAAAGGTCAGAATATAGacttcataaaacacaatgCGAGAGCTGCAGGAAAAACTGTGCTGCGGCGGTCCCAATCACAGCCAAGCCTAAGAGATAAGCCTGTGCCCAGTGCAGTTAAAGGAAAGGTGCCTCTGTA TCTTGAGGAGAGGAAACAGCAATGGCgtaaagaggaggaagagaggaggaggaacacaCCTGATCCAACAATACCAGCTGGTCATACACTGATGCCTGAGAATGAGAGACAGGAGACACTGAAATCCCTCAAAGAGA CTCATCGCTCCCTGGTGACTGAGCTGCTGTCACTCCCCCTCAAAGCTGACAATCTGAGCCTCCGTTCACGAAGAGCTCGCCTTGATTGTCGTCTTTCTGAAATTGAAGAGGCAATTAAAATATTCTCCAGGGACAAAGTTTATATAAAAATTGATTCCTaa